A single region of the Brachypodium distachyon strain Bd21 chromosome 3, Brachypodium_distachyon_v3.0, whole genome shotgun sequence genome encodes:
- the LOC106866566 gene encoding vegetative cell wall protein gp1 isoform X2, with protein MASLPPLLRPRRPRALLCAAPLSLSGAALAPRAAPPLRCLTPPRRPRSACDQPPPAASPRRAPPLPRALPSSAHVGRASSPAPVGRARLAPCSTLLRAREPALSPVLLPAARLQCTAPRELRLPAPPPPRRPSPPSLAPGRARPSSARDQPEPDAAHPYSLARSSSLLLGPSPSPSPAGPWPSSFSFLFSFSGKLFPLRVGAACQLLCATVWCYCAAAPRVLCRCPSPCERVKTEEPRSQSHERLRPRRLNDYFAYDGFIVYDYLVYVGYFLYIATPQRVQVYDSYDDDYACVLLPGFLLHSRQLSTPGGRGFAQIW; from the exons atggcctcccttcctcctctgctccggccgcgtcgcccgcgcgccctcctctgcgccgcgccgctctccctctccggcgccgccctcgctccccgcgccgccccgcctctCCGCTGCCTGACGccacctcgccggccccgctCTGCCTGCGACCAGCCACCGCCGGCAGCAtcgcctcgccgcgcgcctccccttccccgaGCGCTGCCCTCCTCCGCGCACGTCGGCCGCGCCTCTTCCCCTGCGCCCGTCGGCCGTGCCCGCCTAGCGCCCTGCTCCACCCTCCTCCGCGCACGCGAGCCCGCTCTGTCTCCCGTTCTCCTTCCTGCCGCGCGCCTCCAGTGCACAGCGCCGCGCGagctccgcctgcccgcgccgcctccacctcgccggcccTCTCCGCCTTCCCTTGCTCCTGGCCGTGCTCGCCCAAGCTCCGCCCGCGACCAGCCCGAGCCAGACGCGGCTCACCCCTACAGCCTAGCCCGAAGCAgctccctcctccttggcccatctccaagcccaagcccagcAGGCCCGTGgccttcttccttttcctttcttttcagtttttctgGAAAATTGTTTCCCTTACGTGTGGGCGCTGCTTGTCAGTTGTTGTGTGCTACTGTTTGGTGCTActgtgctgctgctccacGTGTGCTGTGTCGCTGCCCAAGTCCGTGTGAGCGCGTGAAGACCGAAGAACCACGGAGCCAGAGCCATGAACGACTACGACCGCGACGATTGAACGACTACTTCGCCTACGACGGCTTTATCGTGTACGACTACCTCGTCTACGTCGGCTACTTCCTCTACATCGCGACGCCGCAACGAgtccaag TTTATGAttcctacgacgacgactacgcttgtgttcttcttccaggattcttgctcCACTCcaggcaattgagtactccag GTGGCAGAGGTTTCGCTCAAATCTGGTGA
- the LOC106866566 gene encoding vegetative cell wall protein gp1 isoform X1, translating into MASLPPLLRPRRPRALLCAAPLSLSGAALAPRAAPPLRCLTPPRRPRSACDQPPPAASPRRAPPLPRALPSSAHVGRASSPAPVGRARLAPCSTLLRAREPALSPVLLPAARLQCTAPRELRLPAPPPPRRPSPPSLAPGRARPSSARDQPEPDAAHPYSLARSSSLLLGPSPSPSPAGPWPSSFSFLFSFSGKLFPLRVGAACQLLCATVWCYCAAAPRVLCRCPSPCERVKTEEPRSQSHERLRPRRLNDYFAYDGFIVYDYLVYVGYFLYIATPQRVQVYDSYDDDYACVLLPGFLLHSRQLSTPGIRLASPLDAAAGLSSWASMARPMVVTFSPP; encoded by the exons atggcctcccttcctcctctgctccggccgcgtcgcccgcgcgccctcctctgcgccgcgccgctctccctctccggcgccgccctcgctccccgcgccgccccgcctctCCGCTGCCTGACGccacctcgccggccccgctCTGCCTGCGACCAGCCACCGCCGGCAGCAtcgcctcgccgcgcgcctccccttccccgaGCGCTGCCCTCCTCCGCGCACGTCGGCCGCGCCTCTTCCCCTGCGCCCGTCGGCCGTGCCCGCCTAGCGCCCTGCTCCACCCTCCTCCGCGCACGCGAGCCCGCTCTGTCTCCCGTTCTCCTTCCTGCCGCGCGCCTCCAGTGCACAGCGCCGCGCGagctccgcctgcccgcgccgcctccacctcgccggcccTCTCCGCCTTCCCTTGCTCCTGGCCGTGCTCGCCCAAGCTCCGCCCGCGACCAGCCCGAGCCAGACGCGGCTCACCCCTACAGCCTAGCCCGAAGCAgctccctcctccttggcccatctccaagcccaagcccagcAGGCCCGTGgccttcttccttttcctttcttttcagtttttctgGAAAATTGTTTCCCTTACGTGTGGGCGCTGCTTGTCAGTTGTTGTGTGCTACTGTTTGGTGCTActgtgctgctgctccacGTGTGCTGTGTCGCTGCCCAAGTCCGTGTGAGCGCGTGAAGACCGAAGAACCACGGAGCCAGAGCCATGAACGACTACGACCGCGACGATTGAACGACTACTTCGCCTACGACGGCTTTATCGTGTACGACTACCTCGTCTACGTCGGCTACTTCCTCTACATCGCGACGCCGCAACGAgtccaag TTTATGAttcctacgacgacgactacgcttgtgttcttcttccaggattcttgctcCACTCcaggcaattgagtactccag GCATTCGCCTAGCTTCTCCACTGGACGCAGCAGCAGGCTTGTCGTCATGGGCTTCCATGGCCCGGCCCATGGTCGTGACATTCTCCCCCCCTTGA